The Aythya fuligula isolate bAytFul2 chromosome 2, bAytFul2.pri, whole genome shotgun sequence genome contains a region encoding:
- the SERPINB5 gene encoding serpin B5, with amino-acid sequence MPWEEREKKRGPAWMTMDALQLANTAFAVDMFKKLCDKDKTANIIFAPLCTSTSLALAYKATKGDTADQMKQVLHLQDVKDVSFGFQTVTSDVSKLSSFFALKMVKRLFVDKSLGPTTDFVNSTKRPFPSELELVEFKEKTEETRQKINKSLSELTDGKMENILNEDSVSDQTQILLVNAAYFVTNWMKKFPEAEIKECPFKINKTETKPVQMMNLEATFCLGYVKELNVAILELPCLNKHISMLILLPKDIEDETTGLEQLEKALTPETLLQWTNPSMMANTKVNVFLPKFSVEGDYDLKPLLESLGMTNVFNESASDFSEMCETKGVVLSKIIHKVSLEVNEQGGESLEVPGYRILQHKDEFKADHPFIFLFRHNKTRNVILSGRFCSP; translated from the exons ATGCcttgggaagaaagagaaaaaaagagggggcCAGCTTG gatGACGATGGATGCTCTGCAACTAGCAAACACTGCCTTTGCAGTTGACATGTTCAAAAAGCTATGTGACAAGGACAAAACAGCCAATATTATTTTTGCCCCCCTGTGTACCTCAACGTCCCTGGCTCTGGCGTACAAAGCTACGAAAGGTGACACTGCAGACCAGATGAAACAG GTGCTCCATTTACAAGATGTCAAAGATGTTTCTTTCGGGTTTCAAACAGTAACTTCAGATGTTTCCAAGCTCAGCTCTTTCTTTGCACTGAAAATGGTCAAACGGCTCTTTGTAGACAAGTCTCTCGGTCCAACCACA GACTTCGTCAACTCTACAAAGAGGCCTTTTCCATCTGAGCTGGAACTAGTGGAGTTCAAAGAAAAAACTGAGGAAACCCGACAGAAGATCAACAAATCTCTCTCAGAGCTAACTGATG GCAAGATGGAGAATATTTTGAATGAGGATAGTGTGAGTGACCAGACTCAGATCCTCCTAGTTAATGCAGCTTATTTTGTCACAAACTGGATGAAGAAGTTCCCAGAAGCAGAGATCAAAGAATGTCCTTTTAAAATCAACAAG ACTGAAACTAAACCAGTTCAAATGATGAATCTGGAAGCTACTTTTTGCCTGGGCTATGTAAAAGAATTAAATGTTGCTATTCTTgaacttccatgccttaacaaACATATAAGCATGCTCATTCTGCTGCCCAAAGACATTGAAGACGAGACAACTGGCTTGGAACAG CTGGAAAAGGCACTCACCCCTGAGACACTATTACAGTGGACCAATCCCAGCATGATGGCCAACACCAAAGTGAAtgtatttcttccaaaatttagCGTGGAAGGTGATTATGACCTGAAGCCACTTCTGGAAAGTCTAGGCATGACAAATGTCTTTAATGAGAGTGCATCAGATTTCTCTGAGATGTGTGAGACCAAAGGTGTGGTTTTGTCAAAGATCATCCACAAAGTCTCCTTAGAAGTAAATGAACAAGGTGGCGAGTCTCTCGAGGTACCAGGATATCGGATTCTGCAACACAAAGATGAATTCAAAGCTGACCATCCGTTTATCTTTCTGTTCAGGCACAACAAAACTCGCAACGTGATTCTTTCAGGCAGATTCTGTTCCCCTTAA